Genomic segment of Umezawaea sp. Da 62-37:
GTCGCGCACCGCGACCTCCGGACCGGTGAAAGCGACCTCGACGCAGTTGCCGTCATTTCCATCGCCGCTGTAGCTGCTCTTGCGCCACTCCACCACAAGCACCCCTTTCATGCGAGCATCCGCTCGATCAGCGCCACCGACTCGTCGTGGCCCATGGCCTTGGCGGACACGTGTTCGAAAACCAACCTAGCCTGCGCGACATCGCTTTTGTCTTCGAAGTGCGACGCACCGGTCGGGTACTCGATGTACAGCATGTCCTGGTCTTCCGGGTCGGGAAACTCCAACAGGGTGAAGGCTCCTGAGAGCCCTCCATGGATGCCGACCTCTTCGGAGAGCACCCGGAGGGTGACCGATGGCAGCTCGGCCATGATCACCAGGTGCTCCAACTGCTCGGCCTTGAGTTCCAGGTGCCGTTCGACCCTGCGCAGGGCTGATTCGTCGATCAACCCGATGAGGTTCAGCGGCCTTTCGTCATCGATCAGGCGGCGCTTGCGCAGCTTTCGCATCTCCAACTGGTTGGCGAGTTCGGATTTGCTCCTGCGGAGTTGGCTCGCCTCGAACACCGCCTGCGTGTAAGCGGGGGTCTGGAGCAGTCCCGGCACGTAGGTCAGGGACACCTCCCGCACCACCACCGCCTCGGTCTCCAGGTCGACATAACCCAAGCCTGTGTGGCCGTACTTGACCCACCAGCCCGGCTCCAAGGCGTAGCGCACATCATCCAGGAGTCGCGGCAGGTAGATGTCGTAGACGTCCATCATCGAGCGGGCGAGGTGCACATCAACCCGCGACTCACCCGCCTCTATGCGGTACATCGAGGTGCGCTTCTTGTCGAGAGCGAGCGCCGCGTCCTCGATGCTCATCCCGGACTGTTCGCGCATCTGGCGCAGGGAACGGCCCAGCTTCCGGCGGCGGAATGGTGGTTTGGTCACCGGACCATG
This window contains:
- a CDS encoding DUF397 domain-containing protein; translated protein: MKGVLVVEWRKSSYSGDGNDGNCVEVAFTGPEVAVRDSKNTEAGGLVVPVDRWRAFVAAL
- a CDS encoding helix-turn-helix transcriptional regulator, which produces MTKPPFRRRKLGRSLRQMREQSGMSIEDAALALDKKRTSMYRIEAGESRVDVHLARSMMDVYDIYLPRLLDDVRYALEPGWWVKYGHTGLGYVDLETEAVVVREVSLTYVPGLLQTPAYTQAVFEASQLRRSKSELANQLEMRKLRKRRLIDDERPLNLIGLIDESALRRVERHLELKAEQLEHLVIMAELPSVTLRVLSEEVGIHGGLSGAFTLLEFPDPEDQDMLYIEYPTGASHFEDKSDVAQARLVFEHVSAKAMGHDESVALIERMLA